The Thalassotalea sediminis genome includes the window CCAGACAGTATCTTGGAAATTGGTACTGGTTCAGGTTATCAAACCTCTATACTTGCTCAACTTACTCCGCACGTTTTCTCTGTAGAACGTATTAAATCACTGCAATTTCAGGCAAAACGAAAGCTGCAATCGATAGATTTACATAATATCTCTATGAAGCATGGAGATGGTTGGAAGGGCTGGAAAAGTAAGGCTCCTTTTCAGGCTATTATTGTGACGGCAGCACCCAATACTGTACCGAGTGATTTGTTAGCACAATTAGCCGACGGTGGAAGGCTCGTGATTCCTGTTGGTGAGCAAACACAAATACTTAAAATAATTAAACGCCAAGGGGATAACTTCATTGAAGAGCACGTTGAAGCTGTGCGTTTTGTGCCTTTAGTACCAGGAGCGGTACAATGAAAATATTTACGTCTCTTTATGACTGGACGATAAAGTGGGCAAAGCATAAGTTTGCCCCACACATATTGGCAATACTCACCTTTGCTGAGTCTGTTTTTTTTCCAATTCCTCCTGATGTACTCCTTGCACCAATGGTGTTAGCTGAACGTAGAAAAGCATGGTTTTATGCAACATTGACGACAATCGCATCGGTAATTGGTGGTGTGGCAGGTTATGCCCTTGGTTACTATATGTTTGAACCTTGGATACAACCCGTTATTACTGAATGGGGTAAACAGGAAACATTTGATCAAGCCGTTTTATGGTTCCAAGAATGGGGAGTATGGGTTGTATTTATTGCAGGTTTTTCACCCGTCCCCTATAAAATATTTACGGTAAGCGCCGGTTTTTTACATATGGCATTTTGGCCATTTTTATTGGTTTCTGCAGTAGGAAGAGGTTTACGCTTTTTTCTTGTTGCCGGTTTGATCTATTTGGGCGGTGATACGATGGAACAAAAGCTGCGCAAATGGGTTGATATTTTGGGGTGGTTATTAGTTGCCTTAATTGTCATTCTTTACTTCATGTTGCGGTAGATAATAAAGTAAAACTATAAGAGGGATGTGTGCTTAATAGAATTGCTGTTTGTTTATTATTAGTTACTTTATTTGCCTGCTCGTCTAGGCAAACACCTGCACCTGTGGTTGAAGCAAAAGCGAAGGTACCACTCAGTAAGCAAGTGAGAAACAGTTTGTCTGGTGCTGAGTATATCGTTAAAAAAGGTGAAACCTTATATTCGATTTCTTGGCGTGCAGGACTCGATGTGAGAACGCTTGCATCCATCAATAATATTTCGCCACCATTTAAAATATTTCCCGGACAAAAAATTTTCTTAGCGAAAAAATCCGTGAAGCCGAGTAAAAATAAACGCTCCAGTAAAACCTTTCATAATCAACAACAAAAAGTTGTAAAAAAACCTGTTGCAACAAATAAAAAGCAAGAGTATGGTGAAAATGTAAGAGGACAAAAAACATACAGAAAGCCCTCTAACGATTCAGGTACATTTTCACAAAAAATTAGAACGTGGAAGTGGCCTGCTAAAGGAAAACTTATTAATAAGTTTTCTACAAGAAAGCAAGGTAGTAAAGGAATAGACATCGCAGGTAATCGTAATGATTCTGTGAAAGCAGCAGCTGATGGCAAGGTAGTTTATGCCGGTGATGTGTTACGAGGATACGGCCAGTTAATTATTGTTAAACATAATGATGATTACCTTAGTGCTTATGCTCATAACAATCAAATTTTGGTCAAGGAACAGCAAACTGTAAAAGCAGGTCAAACTATTGCGAAGATGGGTGATAGTGGTGCGGAAAGAGTCATGCTTCATTTTGAAGTTCGCTTTCGCGGTAAGCCAGTTAATCCCCTTAAATATCTGCCGAGAAGATAATAGCTAAAATAATAATTTGGAGATGACGTGAGTATTTTATAAGTAATTCAGCTTTGCTAATGATGGGAGATATAGCATGAGCAAAAAAAAAGAATTAAAAAATCAAATTGTCGATAATGCTGCAAATGCAGCTGAACAGGAAGTATTAGACAAAGTACAGGATGAAGTACCTTCAAATTTAGACGCCACACAGTTATACCTAGGTGAGATTGGCTTTTCACCGTTATTGACTGCTGAAGAAGAAGTTTATTTTTCTCGCCTCGCCTTAAAAGGCGACGAACCCTCTAGAAAACGTATGATTGAGAGTAATCTACGTCTCGTTGTTAAAATTGCACGCCGATATAATAATCGCGGATTACCGTTACTTGATCTAATTGAAGAAGGTAATCTAGGTCTCATTCGTGCCGTGGAAAAATTTGATCCAGAACGTGGTTTTAGGTTTTCTACTTACGCAACTTGGTGGATTAGGCAAACAATCGAACGCGCGATCATGAATCAAACACGCACGATTCGTTTACCTATACATGTTGTAAAAGAGCTTAATATATATCTACGCACTGCGCGGGAACTTGTTCAAAAACTCGATCATGAACCAACCGCGGAAGATATTGCCAGCGAGCTTGATGTGCCTGTTGCTGATGTGTCGAAAATGCTGCGCTTAAACGAACGTATTGCGTCGGTAGATACACCATTCGGGGCAGAATCAGATAAGGTATTGTTAGATGTTATTCCTGACGAAAAAGCTAACGGTCCTGAGAATAACTTACAAAGCGATGATATTAAAAATAATATTGTTCATTGGTTAAATGAACTAAACTCAAAGCAACGAGAAGTACTCGCGCGTCGCTTTGGTTTATTAGGCTATGAAGCAGCGACACTCGAAGACGTAGGTGTTGAAATTGGCTTAACACGTGAACGTGTCCGTCAAATACAAGTGGAGGCGTTAAAACGCTTAAGAGATATTTTAAGTGCTCAAGACTTGTCAATTGAAGCGTTGTTCCAAGCATAAATAGTTTTTTGTTTTGTTAGAAAACCAGCCTACTGGCTGGTTTTCTATTTGAGCTCGCTTTTACTTTATGCTTTAAACGTTTTCTTTTAATTTGTATAGCAGGTCAAGTGCTTGCCTAGGCGTTAAGTTGTCAATATCTGTTGATTCTAATGCTGTTACAACAGGGTGATTAGTTTCAACTAAAGTCAATTGCTCATAAGTCGCTTCCGAAGGTGTTTGACAGTATGTTTGCTGTGTTTCTAATTCTTTAAGTTTTTGTTTTGCACGTTGGATAACGACGCGTGGCACGCCTGCAAGTTGAGCTACTTGCAAACCAAAACTTTTACTTGCTGCTCCCTCTTGTACT containing:
- a CDS encoding YqaA family protein, encoding MKIFTSLYDWTIKWAKHKFAPHILAILTFAESVFFPIPPDVLLAPMVLAERRKAWFYATLTTIASVIGGVAGYALGYYMFEPWIQPVITEWGKQETFDQAVLWFQEWGVWVVFIAGFSPVPYKIFTVSAGFLHMAFWPFLLVSAVGRGLRFFLVAGLIYLGGDTMEQKLRKWVDILGWLLVALIVILYFMLR
- a CDS encoding peptidoglycan DD-metalloendopeptidase family protein, producing the protein MLNRIAVCLLLVTLFACSSRQTPAPVVEAKAKVPLSKQVRNSLSGAEYIVKKGETLYSISWRAGLDVRTLASINNISPPFKIFPGQKIFLAKKSVKPSKNKRSSKTFHNQQQKVVKKPVATNKKQEYGENVRGQKTYRKPSNDSGTFSQKIRTWKWPAKGKLINKFSTRKQGSKGIDIAGNRNDSVKAAADGKVVYAGDVLRGYGQLIIVKHNDDYLSAYAHNNQILVKEQQTVKAGQTIAKMGDSGAERVMLHFEVRFRGKPVNPLKYLPRR
- a CDS encoding protein-L-isoaspartate(D-aspartate) O-methyltransferase, which codes for MNVRVGHRVGGKSTRSGELLAQKLQSEGIKNQQVLQAIARSPRQIFVPEILAHKAYDNTALPIGQGQTISQPYIVAKMSELLLEDGMPDSILEIGTGSGYQTSILAQLTPHVFSVERIKSLQFQAKRKLQSIDLHNISMKHGDGWKGWKSKAPFQAIIVTAAPNTVPSDLLAQLADGGRLVIPVGEQTQILKIIKRQGDNFIEEHVEAVRFVPLVPGAVQ
- the rpoS gene encoding RNA polymerase sigma factor RpoS, whose amino-acid sequence is MSKKKELKNQIVDNAANAAEQEVLDKVQDEVPSNLDATQLYLGEIGFSPLLTAEEEVYFSRLALKGDEPSRKRMIESNLRLVVKIARRYNNRGLPLLDLIEEGNLGLIRAVEKFDPERGFRFSTYATWWIRQTIERAIMNQTRTIRLPIHVVKELNIYLRTARELVQKLDHEPTAEDIASELDVPVADVSKMLRLNERIASVDTPFGAESDKVLLDVIPDEKANGPENNLQSDDIKNNIVHWLNELNSKQREVLARRFGLLGYEAATLEDVGVEIGLTRERVRQIQVEALKRLRDILSAQDLSIEALFQA